From the genome of Wolbachia endosymbiont (group B) of Parapoynx stratiotata, one region includes:
- the rplL gene encoding 50S ribosomal protein L7/L12 encodes MNNVTSDLVDKILSLNLLEASELVKVLEEKIGLPSGSFLGGAVGAGVPISDNANAPVAQEKAEYKVVIKEIDASKKIGVIKAIREVNSTLNLKEAKELVESLPKDLTANVSKDEAEKIKQKLIEAGATKVELE; translated from the coding sequence ATGAATAATGTAACAAGTGATTTGGTTGATAAAATATTATCTTTAAATCTATTAGAAGCTTCTGAACTTGTAAAAGTTCTAGAAGAAAAAATAGGGTTGCCTAGTGGTTCTTTTCTTGGTGGAGCTGTTGGTGCTGGGGTGCCTATTAGTGATAATGCTAATGCTCCTGTTGCTCAAGAAAAAGCTGAATATAAAGTTGTAATCAAAGAGATTGATGCAAGCAAAAAAATAGGAGTGATTAAAGCTATTAGAGAAGTTAATTCTACATTGAATTTAAAAGAAGCGAAAGAATTAGTTGAGTCTTTACCCAAAGATTTGACTGCTAATGTTTCTAAAGACGAAGCAGAAAAAATAAAGCAAAAACTTATTGAAGCAGGAGCAACTAAAGTTGAGCTTGAATAA
- the nusG gene encoding transcription termination/antitermination protein NusG, producing MEYKYKWYIIKVDYGYEKDICELATNTVYFKEVFIPYQTVCDVKSDIKELCEVYICMHLCDESKNILNQMTGFCGDESGHFEMISDDEVILKRKEFNRYKWYILRVASNYEEKVRQYILENSMRLNINNYFNRVFIPCEELSEMDLKSKKNAKRRKSFPGYVFLYMNLCDEVLNFINNIPKSLKVYGFLKNGNVPKVIEDNEIRSMCSALYNAQETKKLSYGYEKGEKVKINDGLFQNFTGKVDMVNDEKKIINVEVSILGKPTIIELDLAQVEKIED from the coding sequence ATGGAATATAAGTATAAATGGTATATCATTAAAGTCGATTACGGGTATGAGAAGGATATATGCGAGTTGGCAACCAATACTGTTTACTTTAAGGAGGTGTTTATTCCTTATCAGACAGTATGTGATGTAAAATCTGATATAAAAGAGTTATGTGAAGTATATATATGTATGCATCTGTGTGATGAAAGTAAAAATATTTTGAATCAAATGACTGGGTTTTGTGGTGATGAGTCTGGTCATTTTGAGATGATTTCAGATGATGAGGTAATTTTAAAACGTAAGGAATTTAATAGATATAAGTGGTACATTTTAAGAGTTGCCTCTAATTATGAAGAGAAAGTGCGCCAATATATATTAGAAAATTCTATGAGATTGAATATTAATAATTATTTTAATAGGGTTTTTATTCCTTGTGAAGAATTAAGTGAGATGGATTTAAAATCTAAAAAAAATGCTAAACGAAGGAAGTCCTTTCCTGGTTATGTCTTTTTATACATGAATTTATGCGATGAGGTATTAAATTTTATTAATAATATACCAAAATCTCTTAAGGTTTATGGATTTTTGAAAAATGGTAATGTTCCAAAGGTGATTGAGGATAATGAGATTCGCTCAATGTGTAGTGCGCTTTACAATGCTCAAGAAACGAAAAAGTTGAGTTATGGTTATGAGAAAGGTGAAAAAGTAAAAATTAATGATGGTCTTTTTCAAAATTTTACTGGTAAGGTAGATATGGTAAATGATGAGAAAAAAATTATTAATGTTGAAGTATCAATCTTAGGTAAGCCAACAATAATAGAGCTTGATTTGGCTCAAGTAGAGAAAATAGAGGATTAA
- the fusA gene encoding elongation factor G, with product MEVLISRYRNIGIMAHIDAGKTTTTERILFYTGKQNRIGEVHDGAASMDWMEQEKERGITITSAATTCFWNDHRINIIDTPGHVDFTIEVERSLRVLDGAVAVFDGVAGVEPQSETVWRQADKYTVPRICFVNKMDRIGANFYRCVDMIKTKLGASPLVIQLPIGSEKDFKGIIDLISMKAIIWQEETLGAKFSYEDIPSDLLDKAQEYRNLLLDAAAEMDDEAINTYFESNNLPIDLLKKCVRSGTIKGKFVPVLCGSAFKNKGVQSLLDGVVDFLPSPIDVDVIIGTDPKDSEKKIEIKPSEKEKFVALAFKVMTDKFVGSLTFIRIYSGKLKSKSAVLNAGKNETEGIGRMLLMHANNREDINEAKVGDIVALVGLKKTITGDTLCSSDFPILLERMEFPDPVIETAIEPKTTSDQEKLGVALNRLVAEDPSLRMSVNAESGQTILKGMGELHLEIIIDRMKREFNVEANVGAPQVAYRETITKSVEIDYTHKKQSGGAGQFAKVKIKFEPLEPGFGFQFESKIVGGAIPKEYIPGVQNGLELIKEGGIISGFPLIDFKATLLDGAFHDVDSSPLAFELAAKGAFKEMANKAGPKMLEPIMKVEIITPEEYMGDVMGDINSRRGSVVDMLDLGNNSKIITASVPLANMFGYINVLRSISQGRAQYSMHFSCYEQVPQYVVDELKLKYN from the coding sequence ATGGAAGTTTTAATATCTAGGTATAGAAATATAGGAATAATGGCTCATATAGATGCTGGCAAGACCACCACAACAGAGCGTATTTTATTTTATACTGGTAAACAAAATAGGATTGGTGAAGTGCACGATGGTGCAGCTTCTATGGATTGGATGGAGCAAGAGAAGGAGCGTGGCATTACAATTACCTCTGCTGCAACAACATGTTTTTGGAATGATCATAGGATTAATATAATAGATACTCCTGGTCATGTTGACTTCACTATTGAAGTTGAGAGATCTTTGAGGGTTTTGGATGGTGCGGTTGCTGTATTTGATGGAGTTGCTGGAGTTGAGCCTCAGTCTGAGACAGTTTGGCGTCAAGCTGATAAATATACCGTTCCTCGTATCTGCTTTGTTAATAAAATGGATAGAATCGGGGCAAATTTTTATCGATGTGTCGATATGATAAAAACGAAGCTTGGCGCATCACCTTTAGTTATTCAGTTGCCAATAGGAAGTGAGAAAGATTTTAAAGGCATAATCGATCTTATTTCTATGAAAGCTATTATATGGCAAGAAGAAACATTAGGCGCTAAATTTTCTTATGAAGATATTCCTTCTGATTTGCTTGATAAGGCTCAAGAGTATCGAAATCTTTTATTAGATGCTGCAGCTGAAATGGATGATGAGGCGATAAATACTTACTTTGAATCTAACAATCTGCCAATTGATTTATTGAAAAAGTGTGTGAGAAGCGGGACCATTAAAGGAAAATTTGTCCCTGTATTATGTGGGTCAGCTTTTAAAAACAAAGGCGTGCAATCACTTTTAGATGGTGTGGTTGATTTTTTACCCTCTCCTATTGATGTTGATGTAATTATTGGAACTGATCCTAAAGATTCAGAAAAGAAAATTGAGATCAAACCTTCAGAAAAAGAGAAATTCGTTGCTCTTGCGTTTAAAGTGATGACGGATAAATTTGTAGGTAGCTTGACGTTTATTCGTATTTATTCCGGTAAGTTAAAATCTAAATCTGCTGTGTTAAATGCTGGAAAAAATGAGACTGAAGGAATTGGTAGAATGTTGCTTATGCATGCAAATAACAGAGAAGATATAAACGAAGCTAAAGTTGGTGATATAGTTGCCTTGGTTGGATTAAAGAAAACAATTACTGGTGATACTTTATGTTCATCTGATTTTCCTATACTATTAGAGCGTATGGAATTTCCTGATCCTGTTATTGAAACTGCTATAGAACCGAAAACCACCTCAGATCAGGAAAAATTAGGTGTTGCTTTGAATAGATTGGTTGCAGAAGATCCTTCTTTAAGGATGTCAGTAAATGCGGAGAGTGGGCAGACTATATTGAAAGGTATGGGTGAGCTGCATCTTGAGATTATTATTGATAGAATGAAGCGCGAGTTTAATGTTGAAGCTAACGTTGGTGCGCCTCAAGTTGCATATCGTGAAACTATCACTAAATCTGTTGAAATTGATTACACTCATAAAAAACAATCAGGTGGTGCTGGTCAGTTTGCTAAAGTTAAAATAAAATTCGAACCTCTTGAGCCTGGTTTTGGCTTTCAGTTTGAAAGCAAAATTGTAGGCGGTGCTATTCCAAAAGAGTATATACCTGGAGTGCAAAATGGCTTAGAGTTGATAAAAGAAGGTGGTATAATTTCCGGCTTTCCATTGATTGATTTTAAGGCTACTCTTCTTGATGGTGCTTTTCATGATGTTGATTCTAGTCCTTTGGCCTTTGAACTTGCTGCTAAAGGTGCTTTTAAGGAAATGGCAAATAAAGCTGGTCCAAAAATGCTAGAACCTATAATGAAAGTGGAAATCATTACTCCTGAAGAATATATGGGTGATGTTATGGGTGATATAAATAGTAGAAGAGGCAGTGTTGTTGATATGCTGGATTTAGGTAATAATAGCAAAATAATTACTGCTTCGGTTCCTCTTGCAAATATGTTTGGTTATATAAATGTTTTGCGTTCTATATCTCAGGGAAGAGCTCAGTATAGTATGCATTTTTCTTGTTATGAACAAGTGCCACAATATGTGGTTGATGAGTTAAAGTTAAAGTATAATTAA
- the rplA gene encoding 50S ribosomal protein L1, translating to MSTYNDNFKQCLEKIVESASAKFNESVDIAVNLGVDSRKSEEQVRGTVVLPKGIGKNIKVAVFAQDKHLLEAEKAGADITGGEDLVEEIKKGRKLNVDWCITTPDFMAKITPIAKVLGAKGLMPNPKFGTVTSNIAEATKTIKSGQIKFRTDKNGVIHGKLGSTKFDIDDLLENLKAFLKVIRDNKPASVKGVYFKSVFLNSTMGKAHKINKVEDII from the coding sequence ATGAGTACATATAATGATAATTTTAAGCAGTGTTTGGAGAAGATTGTTGAGTCTGCTTCAGCAAAATTTAATGAATCAGTTGATATCGCAGTCAATTTAGGTGTAGATTCACGTAAATCTGAAGAGCAAGTGCGTGGTACAGTAGTTTTGCCTAAAGGTATCGGAAAGAATATTAAAGTAGCTGTTTTTGCTCAAGATAAACATTTATTAGAAGCTGAAAAAGCTGGTGCTGATATTACAGGAGGAGAAGATTTAGTTGAAGAGATAAAAAAAGGTAGAAAGTTGAATGTTGATTGGTGCATCACTACTCCTGATTTCATGGCAAAAATCACTCCTATTGCAAAAGTATTGGGTGCTAAAGGGTTGATGCCTAACCCTAAATTTGGTACTGTGACTTCTAACATTGCGGAAGCTACTAAAACCATTAAGTCTGGTCAAATAAAATTCAGGACGGATAAAAATGGGGTTATTCATGGTAAATTAGGAAGTACTAAATTTGATATTGATGATTTGCTGGAAAATTTAAAAGCCTTTCTTAAAGTAATTAGAGACAATAAACCTGCTTCTGTGAAAGGAGTTTACTTTAAAAGCGTTTTTTTAAATTCAACTATGGGTAAAGCTCATAAAATAAACAAAGTAGAAGATATAATTTAA
- the secE gene encoding preprotein translocase subunit SecE, whose translation MLKNLYIFFCDIKQEIRRIAWIKKQQVLSSLFIVITVILCFSIFFCFVDFMSLYVIKTLFGIIYGI comes from the coding sequence ATGTTAAAAAACCTGTATATTTTTTTTTGCGATATAAAGCAAGAAATAAGGAGAATTGCTTGGATAAAAAAACAGCAGGTATTGTCATCTTTGTTTATTGTAATAACTGTTATATTATGCTTTTCGATTTTCTTTTGCTTCGTAGATTTTATGTCTCTTTACGTAATTAAGACTTTATTTGGAATTATTTATGGAATATAA
- the rplJ gene encoding 50S ribosomal protein L10: MKRKDKDEFIQNIMNVFVNNDFLILVNFKSMNVSNSLILRNSLKSVMGGMLVVKNTLACLALERIGKFSYLSGKFSGSVAIIYSSAIVEAAKLIVDFINANKEKMSVICAAHINELLTVEDVNKLAKLPSLDELRVKIMRLISYDIPARLALSINSSSMRLMRVLDYYSSKK; encoded by the coding sequence GTGAAGCGTAAAGATAAGGATGAATTTATACAAAACATAATGAATGTGTTTGTAAATAATGATTTCTTAATATTGGTAAATTTCAAGTCTATGAATGTTAGCAATTCATTAATTCTTAGGAATAGTCTAAAATCTGTAATGGGTGGGATGTTAGTAGTTAAAAATACTCTAGCTTGCTTGGCTTTGGAAAGGATTGGTAAATTTTCTTATTTATCAGGTAAATTTTCTGGTTCTGTTGCTATTATATACTCTAGCGCTATAGTAGAAGCTGCAAAGTTAATAGTTGATTTTATTAATGCTAACAAAGAAAAAATGTCTGTGATTTGTGCGGCTCATATAAATGAATTATTAACAGTGGAAGATGTTAATAAATTGGCTAAGCTTCCCTCTCTGGATGAATTACGTGTTAAAATTATGCGTTTAATATCTTATGATATTCCTGCTCGGTTAGCATTGTCTATTAATTCATCTTCTATGAGGCTTATGAGAGTTTTGGATTACTATAGTTCTAAAAAATAA
- the rpsG gene encoding 30S ribosomal protein S7, whose product MARRNKAKKRTSPDSRYGSVLLMRFINIIMKCGKKSIAEKIAYSALSLAEKKIGKDALSIFETAVENVTPSIEVRSRRIGGATYQVPVEIRQDRAISLALRWIARATSSARKKSGRTTAYCLQSEILDAYNKSGGAFKMCEEKYKMAEANKAFSHLRF is encoded by the coding sequence ATGGCACGTCGTAATAAAGCAAAAAAAAGAACAAGCCCTGACTCTCGTTATGGTAGTGTCTTGCTTATGCGTTTTATTAATATAATTATGAAATGTGGTAAAAAATCTATTGCAGAAAAGATTGCTTATAGTGCTTTGTCCTTAGCTGAAAAGAAAATAGGCAAAGATGCCTTATCAATTTTTGAAACAGCAGTAGAAAATGTTACCCCTTCTATAGAAGTACGCTCTCGGCGTATTGGTGGTGCAACTTATCAAGTCCCTGTTGAAATTCGTCAAGATAGAGCAATTTCTTTGGCATTAAGGTGGATTGCTAGAGCAACTTCTTCTGCTCGAAAAAAGAGCGGTAGAACTACTGCTTATTGTTTGCAGTCTGAAATATTAGATGCTTATAATAAATCTGGTGGTGCATTTAAGATGTGTGAAGAAAAGTATAAAATGGCTGAAGCTAATAAGGCATTTTCTCATCTTCGTTTTTAA
- the tuf gene encoding elongation factor Tu, producing MTAIVEAFGKPHVNVGTIGHVDHGKTTLTAAITKHYGNFVAYDQIDKAPEERKRGITIATAHVEYQTEKRHYAHVDCPGHADYVKNMIVGAAQMDAAILVVSGVDGPMPQTREHILLAKQVGVGYIVVYINKADVADADMIDLVEMEVRELLSKYKFPGDEVPVIVGSALKALEDDSSEYGKKSIDKLMEKLDEYVVAPERPIDLPFLLPIEDVFSISGRGTVVTGRIEKGEIKTGDEIEIIGLKATQKTICTGVEMFKKLLDKGSAGLNVGILLRGTKREEVERGQVLAKPGTITPHKKFNAEVYILKKEEGGRHTPFFGNYQPQFYLRTTDVTGSIKLLDGKEMVMPGDNVSIEVELKVPIAMDKGLRFAIREGGRTVGSGVVSEILE from the coding sequence ATGACAGCGATAGTAGAAGCATTTGGAAAGCCGCATGTAAACGTGGGAACGATAGGACATGTGGATCATGGGAAGACAACGTTAACAGCGGCGATAACAAAGCATTATGGTAATTTTGTAGCATATGATCAAATAGATAAAGCGCCAGAAGAAAGAAAGAGAGGTATAACAATAGCAACAGCGCATGTTGAATATCAAACAGAAAAGAGACACTATGCACACGTTGATTGCCCTGGACATGCTGATTATGTAAAGAATATGATAGTAGGTGCAGCACAGATGGATGCAGCGATATTGGTAGTCTCAGGGGTTGATGGGCCGATGCCACAAACGAGAGAGCATATATTGCTGGCAAAACAGGTGGGTGTTGGATATATCGTGGTATATATAAATAAAGCTGATGTTGCTGATGCTGATATGATAGATTTGGTGGAAATGGAAGTGAGAGAGTTGCTGAGTAAGTATAAATTTCCAGGTGATGAAGTGCCTGTGATAGTTGGGTCTGCGTTAAAAGCATTAGAGGATGATAGTAGTGAGTATGGAAAGAAATCAATAGATAAATTGATGGAGAAGTTAGATGAGTATGTGGTAGCACCTGAAAGGCCTATAGATTTGCCGTTTTTATTGCCAATAGAAGATGTATTTTCAATATCGGGCCGAGGAACGGTAGTAACAGGAAGAATAGAGAAGGGGGAGATAAAGACAGGGGATGAGATAGAGATAATAGGTCTGAAAGCGACGCAAAAGACGATATGTACTGGTGTTGAGATGTTTAAGAAGTTGCTAGATAAGGGAAGTGCAGGACTCAATGTAGGAATACTACTAAGAGGAACAAAGAGAGAAGAAGTGGAGAGAGGGCAAGTATTGGCAAAACCAGGGACAATAACCCCGCATAAGAAATTTAATGCGGAGGTGTATATATTGAAGAAAGAAGAAGGAGGAAGGCATACACCATTTTTTGGAAATTATCAGCCACAGTTTTATTTAAGGACAACGGATGTAACTGGGAGCATAAAATTGCTAGATGGAAAGGAGATGGTAATGCCAGGGGACAATGTAAGTATAGAAGTGGAGTTGAAAGTACCAATAGCAATGGATAAAGGATTACGTTTTGCGATAAGAGAAGGTGGTAGAACTGTTGGTTCTGGCGTTGTTTCGGAAATTTTAGAGTAA
- a CDS encoding 50S ribosomal protein L11: protein MSSVVAKINLLMEAGKAVPGPKIASVLGPRGIPVPKFCEAFNKATSAANASYKVGDLVTVRISIKDDRSHDFTVSGPPVAYLLKQEAKLSKGSGNSGKELVAKLSMSAIIKVAKCKMVDMKVDNEDSAVKMVIGTAKSMGIEVVEG, encoded by the coding sequence ATGAGTAGTGTAGTTGCTAAGATTAACTTGCTTATGGAAGCTGGAAAAGCAGTTCCAGGACCGAAAATTGCTTCAGTACTTGGCCCGCGTGGTATACCTGTTCCTAAATTTTGTGAAGCTTTTAATAAAGCTACTAGCGCTGCTAACGCTAGTTATAAAGTAGGTGATTTAGTAACAGTGAGAATTTCCATAAAGGATGATCGCTCTCATGATTTTACTGTCAGCGGTCCGCCTGTGGCTTATTTGCTTAAGCAGGAAGCTAAATTAAGTAAAGGTTCTGGTAATTCTGGTAAAGAATTAGTGGCTAAATTATCTATGTCTGCTATCATTAAAGTGGCAAAGTGTAAGATGGTTGATATGAAAGTGGATAATGAAGATTCAGCAGTGAAGATGGTTATAGGCACTGCAAAATCTATGGGTATAGAAGTTGTGGAAGGTTAG